In Chitinophaga nivalis, a single genomic region encodes these proteins:
- a CDS encoding ATP-dependent Clp protease proteolytic subunit, translated as MNINNEFRKYAIQHRGISSLVVDSYAKSHQLHSLTPYILEERQLNMQQMDVFSRLMADRIIFMGEPVNDYVANVITAQLLFLESADRNRDVQMYINSPGGSVYAGLGIYDTMQVVSPEIATICTGMAASFGAVLLVAGAKGKRTALKHARIMIHQPHGGAEGQTSDIEITAREFVKLKKELNEIIASHCGQPVKKVEKDSDRDYWMTADEAKEYGIIDDILQKNPKKQLDTPQ; from the coding sequence ATGAACATTAATAACGAATTCAGAAAATATGCCATCCAGCATCGTGGAATCAGCAGCCTGGTAGTAGATAGCTATGCTAAAAGTCACCAGCTCCATAGCCTGACTCCATACATCCTCGAAGAACGCCAGTTGAATATGCAACAGATGGACGTTTTCTCCAGGCTGATGGCTGATCGTATTATTTTTATGGGGGAACCTGTAAATGATTATGTAGCCAACGTAATCACTGCACAGTTGTTATTCCTGGAATCTGCCGACCGCAACAGGGATGTACAGATGTACATCAACAGCCCTGGCGGTAGTGTATATGCTGGCCTGGGTATCTACGATACCATGCAGGTAGTATCTCCTGAAATCGCCACTATCTGTACCGGTATGGCCGCCTCTTTCGGCGCTGTATTGCTGGTAGCCGGCGCCAAAGGCAAACGTACTGCCCTGAAACATGCCCGTATCATGATTCACCAACCTCATGGCGGTGCAGAAGGTCAGACTTCCGACATCGAAATCACTGCCCGTGAGTTTGTGAAACTGAAAAAAGAGCTGAACGAAATCATTGCTTCCCACTGCGGTCAACCCGTGAAAAAAGTGGAAAAAGACTCTGATCGTGACTATTGGATGACTGCTGACGAAGCGAAGGAATATGGCATCATCGATGACATCCTCCAGAAAAATCCTAAGAAACAACTGGATACGCCACAATAA